From the genome of Eucalyptus grandis isolate ANBG69807.140 chromosome 2, ASM1654582v1, whole genome shotgun sequence, one region includes:
- the LOC104434292 gene encoding probable inactive poly [ADP-ribose] polymerase SRO5, which produces MVDYAHRSPTVQHAAAPDANAPEFNHPANDVNRPDPHNPTDDQDGDSSVSDCESIVSADHSGTSAAPPLPFTGAGLMELEEGDKAHRFIKERFVSRLGALREQVTVAAIHRSCSSSVAARSRAQAFQVYSEAVQKKGGGDTANVRYAWYPASKEEVAKIFSYGFGYSGKPENSGLYGRGVYFAPDNHPLESVESAPVDEDGLRHLLLCQVILGKSELIGFGSEQSHPSSEQYDSGVDDLSSPKRYIVWNAHINTHVLPEYVVSFRAPYYSRGMLRTSGKSRKPTSPWMPFQVLISELSKILPPSDINSMSKYYKDHKEGKIPRHVLVRKVRQVAGDGLLTRIIKSSRTKQFGA; this is translated from the exons ATGGTGGACTACGCACATCGATCACCGACTGTACAACACGCCGCCGCTCCTGATGCGAACGCACCCGAATTCAACCATCCGGCAAACGATGTCAACCGTCCTGATCCCCACAATCCGACGGATGATCAGGATGGGGATTCGTCCGTCTCCGATTGCGAGAGCATTGTCTCCGCCGACCATTCGGGCACTAGTGCCGCTCCTCCGTTGCCATTTACTGGCGCCGGGTTGATGGAACTTGAGGAGGGGGACAAGGCCCACCGCTTTATCAAGGAGAGGTTCGTCTCGCGGCTAGGCGCGCTCAGGGAGCAAGTTACCGTGGCGGCGATCCACCGGAGTTGCTCCTCCAGTGTCGCGGCGAGATCGCGGGCCCAAGCGTTTCAAGTTTACTCAGAGGCGGTGCAGAAGAAAGGCGGCGGCGACACCGCCAACGTGAGGTACGCATGGTACCCGGCCTCGAAGGAAGAGGTTGCCAAGATCTTCTCGTATGGCTTCGGCTACAGCGGGAAGCCTGAGAACAGTGGCTTGTATGGCCGCGGAGTTTATTTTGCTCCCGATAATCATCCTCTCGAAAG CGTTGAGTCCGCCCCTGTAGATGAAGATGGCCTGAGGCATCTTTTGCTTTGCCAAGTCATATTAGGTAAATCAGAGCTTATCGGTTTTGGCTCGGAACAGTCTCATCCAAGTTCAGAACAGTATGATTCAGGCGTAGATGACTTATCATCTCCTAAGAGATATATTGTCTGGAATGCCCACATAAACACTCACGTGTTACCAGAATATGTTGTCAGCTTTAGAGCCCCTTATTACTCAAGAG GAATGTTGAGAACTTCGGGGAAGTCACGGAAACCGACTTCCCCTTGGATGCCATTTCAGGTTTTGATTTCAGAACTTTCGAAGATCTTACCTCCATCCGATATCAATTCGATGTCCAAGTATTACAAGGATCACAAA GAGGGGAAGATTCCAAGGCATGTACTGGTGCGAAAGGTCAGGCAAGTAGCAGGGGATGGGTTGCTGACCAGAATCATCAAAAGTTCCAGAACCAAG CAATTTGGGGCGTGA